A stretch of Nymphalis io chromosome 29, ilAglIoxx1.1, whole genome shotgun sequence DNA encodes these proteins:
- the LOC126779627 gene encoding histone H1-like: MADTAVATEAPAPATPAKKPKASAVAAAGGGAAAAKKPKAKPTHPKTSEMVNSAIKELKERSGSSLQAIKKYIAAQYKVDSEKLAPFIRKYLKSAVESGALIQTKGKGASGSFKLESKTSASKKPAGSGAGSGSGGGGGGGGGGKAASSAASGKSKKATSAPVGGGKGGGAAGKKAAAGGASSGTAASSPSKSKAKATIKDKKAAAAKKKPAAAAAKKAAAAAAPSKAKGAASKAKKSAKPPTKKPKAPKPKKAAAAAPKSKPAAKKAAAAKK; the protein is encoded by the coding sequence atggcCGACACAGCTGTAGCAACCGAAGCGCCAGCACCGGCGACCCCTGCGAAGAAACCCAAGGCGTCCGCGGTCGCCGCCGCCGGCGGTGGCGCCGCCGCCGCCAAGAAACCGAAAGCGAAACCTACTCACCCTAAAACGTCGGAAATGGTGAACAGCGCCATCAAAGAGTTGAAGGAACGTAGCGGTTCTTCGCTTCAGGCGATCAAGAAATACATCGCGGCTCAATACAAAGTCGATTCGGAAAAATTGGCTCCCTTCATCAGAAAGTATCTGAAGAGCGCCGTAGAATCGGGCGCGCTCATACAGACCAAGGGCAAGGGCGCATCGGGTTCGTTCAAGCTGGAATCGAAAACGTCGGCTTCGAAGAAACCCGCGGGCTCCGGAGCGGGAAGCGGGTCCGGCGGCGGCGGTGGCGGCGGAGGCGGCGGCAAGGCCGCGTCCTCGGCGGCTTCGGGTAAATCGAAGAAGGCCACGTCCGCTCCGGTCGGCGGCGGCAAGGGCGGCGGCGCCGCGGGCAAGAAAGCGGCCGCCGGCGGTGCTTCGTCCGGCACGGCGGCGTCTTCGCCGTCCAAATCTAAGGCGAAGGCTACGATTAAGGACAAAAAAGCGGCAGCGGCTAAAAAGAAAccggccgccgccgccgccaagAAGGCCGCCGCGGCCGCCGCTCCTTCGAAGGCGAAGGGTGCCGCGTCGAAGGCGAAGAAGAGTGCGAAGCCGCCGACCAAGAAACCTAAAGCACCGAAACCGAAGAAGGCAGCCGCCGCTGCACCGAAGTCGAAACCGGCGGCTAAGAAAGCGGCCGCCGCTAAAAAGTAA
- the LOC126779687 gene encoding histone H2A, protein MSGRGKGGKVKGKAKSRSNRAGLQFPVGRIHRLLRKGNYAERVGAGAPVYLAAVMEYLAAEVLELAGNAARDNKKTRIIPRHLQLAIRNDEELNKLLSGVTIAQGGVLPNIQAVLLPKKTEKKA, encoded by the coding sequence ATGTCCGGTCGCGGTAAAGGAGGCAAAGTCAAGGGGAAGGCAAAGTCACGTTCCAACCGTGCCGGTCTTCAGTTTCCCGTCGGACGTATACACAGACTGCTGAGGAAGGGTAACTACGCGGAGCGCGTCGGTGCCGGTGCACCGGTATACCTCGCGGCCGTCATGGAATACCTCGCCGCCGAAGTTCTCGAGTTGGCCGGCAACGCTGCCCGCGACAACAAGAAGACTAGGATTATACCGAGACATCTTCAGTTGGCGATCCGTAACGACGAGGAGCTTAACAAGTTACTCTCGGGCGTGACGATCGCACAAGGCGGCGTCCTCCCCAACATCCAAGCCGTTCTGCTGCCCAAGAAGACCGAGAAGAAGGCATAA